The stretch of DNA GGCTGTGACCCGCttctctctgctctccccaggcGTGAAGGCGAATTACCTGAAGGGCCTGTCCCATGTGCTGAACCACCTGCCCAGGCCGGTGCTGGTGACGGAGCTGCCCACGGTgagtgctgggctgggcagggctgggccgggggtgctgagCCGACAGACCTCTCACTGCCTGTGTCCCCCCAGCTGctgtccctgctgctggaggCCTTATCCTGCCCGGACCGCGTGGTGCAGCTCTCCACCCTCAgctgcctgcagcccctgctgctggaggCGCCACATGTCATGAGCCTGCACGTCGACACCTTGGTCACCAAGTTCCTGGGCCTGACCTCCAGCCCCGCCATGGTGCGTGCCCCCACCcgctcccttccccgcccccctgccgcCCGCACTCACCCCGGCTCTGTGTCTTTCAGGCCATCCGCATcgctgcactgcagtgtgtccacgCGCTCACCAGCCTGCCCATCCCCGCGGTAAGTCCCCGCTGCGCGCAGGCCTGGGAGACAGGCTGGGCACCATGTCTGGCCTCGCTGGGGTAAGGCGAGTGCCAGGGACCATGGGTAAGAGGATAGAGCTGGTCCCTGTACAGAGAGGGGGAACCCCAGGGGGTGTCTGCTGGGCACAGCCTGCCTGGAGTGGGCCGAGCCCCACTCCGTACTGCCCCCGGGGGCGTGGAGAGAGGGGACACTCCCCGGGGCAGTTCAGACATCCCTGTCGGGAACATGGGGCTGCCAACCCCCCTGTACAGGCGTGGGCCCCTCACTCCATGGCGTGCAGTGCCCACGCTGACGGGCAGCTCTCTCCCCTCCAGCTTCTCCCTTACAAGCCACGGGTGATCCGGGCCCTGGCCAAACCCTTGGACGACATGAAGAGGCTGGTGCGGAAGGAGGCGGTGGTGGCCCGTGGGGAAtggtgagtgcaggggggtgcggcagggggctcccgGGACACAGCCTAGAGCCCACCCCTGACTGTGCTGCCTGTTCTGTGTCTGCAGGTTCCtgctggggagcccaggcaggTGAGGCCCTGCCCGCACTGACTGACAATCTAACCAGGAACCCACTAACCAGCCAAGCCTCCCAGAGTGGGGCGGGAAGGACGGCAGCCCCTGCCCGAGGCCGGCCGGCTCCTAGCACAACATCGGAGCTGCGGGGcggccccgctcctgctgcctGCAGTGCTGGAGGGAAGGCAGGCGCTGCGCCCCCCGGCCATGCACACTTGTAGGCGGCGCGTGGAATCCATGGGCCAGCCCAATAAACACACGTTTTGCTAATGGCCTGAGTGGGGAAGATGGCTGGGGTGAGGGGCCCGAGGCTGCTGCCTAGCACCCTCTGCTGGGGAGGTGTGAGCCCTGCCCGGCCCTgcggtctctctgtctctctcctgagGGCGAGGGTTTGGCCTGGCCCTGGGTCTCTCCCGGGCTTGGTCCAGTCTGGGGCTGAAGGCCCCAGGGACCACGTCAGCCTGCATATCCCTCCTGCATTCCTCCAGCCGGAGGGGCCTCGTTCCCTGGGGTCCTGTTAactaccccactccctgccccttccagggctTTGCTGTATCCTGCAGGCAGGGGCCCTGTTCTGGGAACAGGAGGGCCCTTCTAACGCTGGCCTTCCCTACTCATGTCTATGCTGGCTCTGTCCAGCAGCCGCACCTGCTCATCCCCTGCTggctgttggggtgggggggggcagtgcccccTCAGGCTGGGTGCCACACGGCCACtcctttgcccaaggtcagcccGCAGCCCAGAACTCAGGTCCCTGGGCTCTCGGCCCTGTGCCTTAAGGGCTGGCCCCCGCTGCTTCGGCCCCGCCGGCTGGTGTGTCCTCTAAGCAGAGCAGCCTGACCAACAGGGGTAGCCCCATGGCTGGCTCCTATGTGCATTCTGCCTCCGTACGGCGTGTGGGCAAAGCTTCCCCCTGCCACTCGGCCCCGACAGCAAGTAACACTTCAGCTCCATTAGTGAAAAAACGTTTTTATTTCTGGCATTTAAAatcccctgtgggggaggggcccccagcagccccctgccccaagtgccagctGGGGCGTCTCTGCTGTCCTGGGCGGTGCCCCGCAGAGAGCCGCTCCCttccctgcacatgctgcccgCCTGTCCCTGTGTCTCCGGACTGCAGCATGTCCCCCCCCAGGCATAGTGCCCCAGTCCCACGGGCTGCCTGCAGCCACGCTGGGGCTTGCTGGAGGGGTCTGGTGAACGGAGCTGGGAGGCTCCAGGCAGCCGGCTGGTGCATTCCCTCACGCTGGACACCCCTGAGGAGGTTCTGCTAGTGCCAGGCTGGAGTGGGTCCAGGATCTGCTGGCCTGTGCTGAGGAGCGGGTCCCACACCCTGCGCCTCTGCCCCCACGCCCGTTAGATGGCCAGGAGAGGTGTGTGTGGCTCTGTCACACAAGGAGGACGGTCCCAGCTCAGGCCCGTTCCATGGGGCAGGTGTGTAGACGGCAGCAGGACACGGGTGAGCCAGTGTCTGGGGGAGGGAATAGAGCCCCGTGGTGAGAAGACAAGCCCTGGCTGCCAGTCCCCAcgcgggggccaggctggctccagcccctctggccctgccctcccccccagttagCTTCACAGGGACTGGGCTCCAGCACTGCAGCAGGTGGTGCCAGTGTCCACCTCGCCAGGAGCTCCCGTGTTGAGGGGGTAGCCCTACGTCACATGCTGAGACTGGGCCAGGCTCCAAAATCCTCCATGGGTGAGCAcgcaggccaggtgccagctaCTGGCCCAGTGAGTCTAACGGAGGGGTGGACGGAGCGTTGCAGTGATCTGCCCCAGGCAGCACTGAGTCAGCCGGAGAACCCAGGAGTGACTCCGTCACTGCTGACTGCTGCCGCCCTGGGCACCTGCCAGGcagagccccagcccccctctccccccgcagcaGGGAGTCTACGTGTGCATGTCCACAGGGCACCTGCCAGgcagagccccagccccccctcccccccgcagcaggGAGTCTACGTGTGCATGTCCACTGGGCAGCTGGCGGgcagagccccagccccccctcccccccgcagcaggGAGTCTACGTGTGCATGTCCACAGGGCACCTGCCAGgcagagccccagccccccctcccccccgcagcaggGAGTCTACGTGTGCATGTCCACTGGGCAGCTGGCGGgcagagccccagccccccccctccccctcccgcgggGAGTCTACCTGCGCGTCTCCACGCCCAGGAACACCTTCCAGTTGCCCCAGGCGCCGTAGCTGTAGGGGTTCCGGAACACCTGTGACGGAGGGAGGGCTGACGTTAGTCCCCACAGCTCAGCCGCCCCCGCCATCCCAGCCGAGAGCACGGGCCCCGCACTCACTCTGCCTTTCTTCTGCAGCCTCTGCCGCTCCTTCTTGTTGATGTGTCTCTCGATGCTGGTCTCCCCTCGGGTGATGAGGGCAGCGTGCCACAGCGTGAGGGCccccagggccagtgctaccgagctggggggagagcagaggggggtgctgatggatggtggggggaggggccaagCTGAAGCATGCTGGGAACCCCAGCAGAGCCCCAGGGAACCAAGGGAAGCGATTGGGCGCCCAAAGCTTGTTGCTGCAGGGCAAGGCCCAGGCTCGCCTGCCAATTCAGGGGGCACAGGCATGCTCGCCCCGCTGTGCCCTACACCCCTGCACGGGGCTGACTGGACCCAGTAGCCCAGCCCTGGACATGCTCCCAGCCCAGTTACCTGCACAGGACCCACAGGTAGACTATGCTCTTGTGGAAGGCCCTCTGGCGGAAGGAGAAGGCGGGGGGCGGCGTCTGGTAGTACGTCTGAAAGGAAGGGCAGGCGGGCAGGTTAGGCCAGACTAATGCTGGGCCTCCATAGCTGTCGGGGGCtactctacccccccccccgagatgtAAATGGCCCCCAGGGCCCAGGCAGCCAGAGCAGATGGATGGAGAGACAGTGCATGGCCGGACAGACACCTTGCAAGAGACAGCAGCAGCGAGAGCACAAAGCATGGGGCGTGTGGCTGGTTCAGGGGAGCGATGGGACAGCCGCCAAGCAGGGCCTGCAGGCATTGCCAAAGCAAACGGCACAGGTGGCACCCGCTGCGCCCCCAGACCAGGAACCCGAGTGGCACATGGGGAAGAGCTGTTCACACACTGCCGAGGTGCTGGGGCAGTGTCCTGGCAGAGTCGCCTGGCccatcccagctcccctgcccggcttcttccagcccctgctccagcacagaccacaGAGTGGCTATGCAGCTGGCTGAGActccagctcccagcatgcagtgctccagGACAGGgtggagcagtgcatgctgggagctgtaggcTCAGGGGGCAGCACCTTTTGGGGGGCTGTGGTGGACCCCTAGACACAACTCTGCCCCATGTTGCCTTCAGCAGCTAGGGGAGCGGGAATATCCCACCTGGTTGGCAGCCACCTGCAGTCTCTCCTTCTCAAGCATTTTCATTCTCTATTGGACGGAAAACATAGGGCGCCAGTTACACGTCTCACAGCAGGGGCGCCAGCACCCTCCCCCACGTGCCCAGCGTCCTTTGGCCCCACTCACCGGGGCGGGGCTGGCCGGCCCCTCTGCCCTGTAAGAGGGGGGACCTCGTTCAGCATGCGGCCAGGCTGCCAGCCCAGGGGCAGGGGTTAAGCCCCAGCGAGAGGGTGATGGGCCCAGGACAAGGTCCTGGGCACAACAGCCACTAACGCCCTTGGCTGgctcagctgagccccccccacagGCCTGGGGGCCCAGTCACCTCAATGGCAGCATAGGCCTCTCGGAACATGTCCCAGCTGCTGATGCCGCAGTAGATGCAGCCCATGGTCATGAAGAGGCAGAAGGAGAAGAAGTAGCGATGGTTGTAGTGTCCCACGCAGTTATTCAGCCATGCTGCGCCTGGGTTAAAGATGTGTAACGGGCCGGCGGGTACAgaacccctctgagccaggctggCAAagcccccctgcctcctgctggctggccCCACACTTCCCTGCCCAGGAACACCCAGggagctcctgcagcagctgctcctgccaggaagggggcaggaaagcagcccCACAGCTTAAACCAGGAgccccagcatgcactgcccCATCTGGCGCTCACGGAGCCTAgcatgctgggacctggagtCTCGCAGGGCTGCACTTTTCAACCAGAGGTGCCCAGAGTCCGACAGGACGGGGTCACTGCCCGGCAAGTGCACCGAGACCCACAGAGTGCTCAGGAGGGTGCAAACCCTCCCCTTAATCAGCCCAGCCAGAAGCCTCCCTGTGCCCAACCTGCCAGGTGCTGCCTGTCTGTCCGCCAGCCATTCCAAGGGCAGGTTTCCGTGCATCCCCTTTCGGCAGCGCCAGGCGCTCAGTGAGCATCACGGATCCCCTGCCAGCCTGCTGCACCCCCGGCTCAGCGGCACCACTCGGGCATGAAGAGCTGGCCCCCAGAGTGCCAGGACAGCACAGACTGGCCCCCCACCCTACTGCTCCCCAtgctgggcaggggctgcaggggttcGCCTTTGCGGAAGGATACGGCAGTGATGGTCCATCTTCAGCACACACCTGGGAGAAGGAGAGCGGCACATGCTGAGTGCCAGACACAGCAAGCCCGCGGCCGGGCTGCAGAGAGGGGCACCAGCTGGGGTCTCCCATCTCAGCACAGCCCACCGGGACTGAGGCAAGAAGCCAGCGGAgcaaagggggagaggagaggtgcccagtggtgcagggggtggagtgCCCCTACCCATTGCAGATGCTGCAGTGGTGGGGGGGGCTAAGTGGGGGGAACCCCTACCTGTTGCAGATGCTGCAGTGGTGCGTGCGGGCAGGCTTGGGGGAGATGCATTTCCTGCAGATGGAGACGGCCACGGTGTTGCTCTTGGCCTGTGGAGGGAAGGGCGGGCAGGGCCGTCACCACTCAGAGCAGCGTCCCGTTGGGTCTCTTGGCCAGCGCACTGCCCAGCCCGCTCAGGGCTGCCCTACCAGGACCCTGCTCGCCCCTTGCCCAGAGCCCAGCGCAGGCTCCTCACCATCCGCCTTCGGCCACGCTGgaaacaggccctgcccccagcgctgccTGAGCCCCACGGCTCCGAAAGGCCCGGCCAAACAGCTCTGGAGAGTCCAAGGAAGTGGTGCCAATGGGCCcggaccaggggcggctccaggcatcagcgcagcaagcgcgtgcctggggcggcaagccgcggggggcggtcTGCCAgtcactgtgagggcggcagtcaggtggcGTGCCTGCgagaggtccgctggtcccgcggtttcggcagcaatttggcagtGGGCAAttctgcgggaccggcagatcaccagcagaaatgccgccgaatccgcgttaccagcggacctcccacaggcacgccaccgaaggccgcctgactgccgtgcttggggcagcaaaaaccatagagccgcccctggcccgGCCGTGGCCACTGCTCCCTGAGAGGCACCAAGAACCTGACTAATTgtccacagcgccccctgctgggagaggctggagtagccgggagctccccccacagccaactcctgccccgctccccacagcgccccctgctgggggagtctggggctggagcagccgggagcccccccacacacagccagcgCCCCGGGGTGAAGAGGGACAGCCGCAGCTGGTGGCCCAGGCCTGCCCTACCTGCGGGGGGTTCCCTGGCGGGGTGGTGATGGCCATGTAGTAGTGGAAGAGGATCATGAGCAGGTTCCAGTGGCCGTAGGCGAGGTGCCAGCAGATCCAGCCGGGCGGGTAGGTCTGCAGGATGAGGGGCAGCAGGCAGATGTAGACAATGGCCACGATGGAGCTTGTCAGCACGATCACCAGCGCCACAAACACCTGCAGGGAGGAGCAGGAGAGGGCCTGAGCCCACCCCCCTTCTCCGCTCTGAACCCCCAGCCCTCagtgcaccccccagccccagcacacaCCCTTTCCTCAGCCCCAGTGCTCAGCGCGCACCCCCTTCTCCGCtctgagcccccagccccagcgcaCCCCCTACCCACTCCATCCTAAGCCCCTAGGGATGTGGGGCACACAACTCTTTACACAGCTGATCCAGATTTTGTTGGTTTTCCCTCTCTGGCATGGTGCCCGGAGCTCAGGCAGCAGCACCGCTAAACAGGGTCTAGGAACgggcaaagcatgctgggaatcCATCCATGCCAGTGAGCACCCTCCTGCCAGCTCCAACTTGGGGGACAGAAGGCTCTGGGGCTGGCACAGAGCTGGATTCCAGAGGGGAGGGGATGAGACCCCATTccctctcctggctccccagccctgAGTAGAGGGGCACTCACCACACctggcaccccccacccctgcagggcACTCACCACACCtggtgccccccccaccccgcgggGCACTCACCGCAcctggcccccccacccccggccctccCGCCCCCGCGGGGCACTCACCACACCTggcgcccccccgccctgcgggGCACTCACCACACCTGGCCACCCACCCCCGCGGGGCACTCACCACACCtggcgccccccacccccgcagggcACTCACCACACCTGGCGCCCCCCACCCCGCGGGGGACTCACTGCACCTGGCCCCCGCAGGGGACTCACTACACCTGGCGCTACCCCGCCCTGCGGGGCACTCACCACACCGAACCAGCGAGTGACGTGATCCACCAGCCAGTAGATGGGCTCGAAGAGGGAGTCCAGCAGCACGTCGCTGTTGGTGAAGGAGTTGTAGAGCAGGGAGCGCAGGCAGAGGTGCCCGTAGCGCCACAGCTGCTGCGCCCGCCAGGCCAGCCTGAACCTGCACCGCCGGCCCACGCGCAGGCACTTCACACAGAGCCGCATCACCGCTGCGAACGCCCGCTGGCGGCTCCTCATCCCTGCCGTACACAGCCTGCGGGAGCAGAGCCCGGCTCAGAGCCCTCGCAGGGAGCACCAGGGACGTTCCTGCCTTTGCCCTGCTGGCAGCGCTCGCTGgcatgcccagcccagcccagcccccgggTAGGGGAAGCAGAGCCCGGGCAAGGGGAGTGAGCCCAGCTCCTGGGTAACTcctgcagctccccgccccccatcccggCTCAGGTGTTCACTGGCCCCAGCTCGCCTTTCCCACTCCAGACGCAGAAGAAACCAGAGACGGCGCTGAGGGCAGCACTGctgggctggctccaggctgCGAGCTCAGACCCTGCCAGCTCCTCCAGAGAGCCCCGCCTGGAACCGGGGAGCCCCCAGAGGGGTTAAAAACCCACACCGCCATCTCCCACCCCAGCAGAGACAGCAGCCTCCCTCCTGGGCCTGAACCTAGCACTGGGGGCTATCTCCCTCTCGCCCAAGTGCTCACAGCCCCCGTCTGGGCGAGCCCCACAAGTTATCCACCCCCCTCAGTCCAATTCATCTCGGGCGAGCCTGAGAAACAAGGCTGGATTGATTTCCCATTGCACAGACCCtgggcagaggcccccggacAAGCTGGCCAGTGGGTGCAGCTGGCATTGGGCGTGGGGTGAATGGGGCCCTGCCAGGCTGGGGTGCTCTGGCCTGGAGAGTCAGCTGGGAATGAGGAGGAACCTGAGCCAGTCCCACACCAGAGCAAACAGATTCACCTCCTTGGGGCATGCCACAGCACATCCAGCATTGACTAGGAGAGGCTGccccaggaccccccgccccggggctcaggcacagagcagggtgcagcacactggggctgccaggacggGGCAGCACGAGCCGGGGCCCTGGAGCCTGTCTCCCAGCCTAGCTAGCACCCGTCTCTGGGGAGGAATCATGCCGAGCAGCGCCTCGGGCCAGCCTCTCTCAGACCCGTCTCCTGTCTCTGCCAGCACTTAGCCTCCCCCCGGATTTGTCCCTTCGCCCACTCTGTGCCCATTTCATCCTCGATTCCTCCAGTCCCCacatcattcttgttgcccttctctgggctccccccatTCATCCCCCGTGCTCTGATATGGGGCTGGGGGTTCTCCCTCCGCGTTCTCTTGGCTGTGATGTTCAAGAGACAGGCTGGTCCTCgcctctgccctgggctgggccccATCCCCTACGT from Emys orbicularis isolate rEmyOrb1 chromosome 7, rEmyOrb1.hap1, whole genome shotgun sequence encodes:
- the ZDHHC16 gene encoding palmitoyltransferase ZDHHC16 — protein: MRSRQRAFAAVMRLCVKCLRVGRRCRFRLAWRAQQLWRYGHLCLRSLLYNSFTNSDVLLDSLFEPIYWLVDHVTRWFGVVFVALVIVLTSSIVAIVYICLLPLILQTYPPGWICWHLAYGHWNLLMILFHYYMAITTPPGNPPQAKSNTVAVSICRKCISPKPARTHHCSICNRCVLKMDHHCPWLNNCVGHYNHRYFFSFCLFMTMGCIYCGISSWDMFREAYAAIERMKMLEKERLQVAANQTYYQTPPPAFSFRQRAFHKSIVYLWVLCSSVALALGALTLWHAALITRGETSIERHINKKERQRLQKKGRVFRNPYSYGAWGNWKVFLGVETRRHWLTRVLLPSTHLPHGTGLSWDRPPCVTEPHTPLLAI